A segment of the Yersinia rochesterensis genome:
TTCATTGAAACACGGGCGTTTTTGTTAGTATTCTTTCAGTCACTTAAGCGCGGATTTTATCGCGCAGCGCCTGTTTTTCTTGTTCGCTAATAAAGGCCATTGTCAGCCCATTTTCCTGAGCCTGACGAATTTCTTGTGGTGTTAGGCCCGCAGCTGGCGCGGCAACATGATATTCATTAGCAATTTCAATGCCTTGCACTGCAGGGTCATCGGTGTTTATTGATGCTAACACCCCATGGCGTAAGAAGATGGCCAAGGGGTGAGCCGCCAGTGAGGCAACCGTGCTGGTCTGAATATTGGAAGTCAGACAGGACTCAATGCCAATGCTGTGCTCAGCTAAATAATCCATCAGCTTAATATCTTCCACGGCCTTAACACCGTGACCGATACGTTCTGCGCCTAACTCACGGATAGCTTGCCAGATACTTTCAGGGCCTGCAGCTTCACCGGCATGGACAGTAATCCGCAAACCGGCATCCCGTGCGCGATTAAAATGGCTGCGGAATAGGCCGCCAGGGAAACCCAGCTCATCACCCGCCAGATCCAGCGCAGTAATACCGTCACGATGCGCCAGTAAACCATCAAGTTCTTGCAAACAGGCTTGCTCACCAAAAGTGCGGCTAAGGATCCCGATGAGACGAATATCAATATCAAAATCACGGCAACCCGATTGGATGCCATCAATAACAGCTTCGACCACACCGGCGACGGGTAACTGGTGTTTCATCGCCATATAAAATGGGGAGAAACGCAGCTCGGCATAATGCAATCCTGCATTGGCGGCATCTTCGACGTTTTCATACGCCACACGGCGGCAGGCATCAAGAGAACCCAACACCGCGACACCCCAATCCAGTTTTTGCAGGAAGCTAACCAAATCAGGTTCAGTCTGAGTGATTTGAACATGTGGACGCAGGGTTTCTAATTCATCAGCAGGTAACGACAGATTAAACTGGCGGCCCAAATCCAAAATAGTTTGCGCACGAATATTGCCGTCAAGATGGCGATGAATGTCAGTCAAGGGAAGGCGGAGGTCAATCATAGGTGCACTCACTCTTTTAAATGGATTTTGTCGGTAAAGTGCAGAACATTATAAAAACAAACCAGTGAAAATAGCTAACTTGTTGCATGAAAAGGTGACTTAAATCTCACTTTGGCACCTTTTAGAGATAAAAAGGTGCCGATAAAAACCGAGCGGAAATGCTATTTCCCCTGTAAAAACTGGATGCCGCTAATCAATTTATCCATCCCAGCTTCAACTTTGCTGCGCGAACAACCGACATTGAGACGTAGGAAGCCGCGACCCTCTTCGCCGTAGGTGAAACCAGGCATAATGGCGACTTTTTCTTTTTCAATCAGCACGTTCTGTAATTGATGATCGTCAATATTTAATGGGCGTAAGTCAATCCACGCTAAGTAAGTTGCCTGTGGTGGCTGCCAGTTTAAAGCAGGCAATGCTTCATGCAACCGCTGCGCAACATAAGCTAAATTGGCTTGCAGATAACGGCGTAATTCATCCAACCAAGGTTCTGCCTGCCGGTAAGCGGCGATATGCGCGACGATCGCCAGTACCGCCGGAGAAGAGAGGCCATCGCGGCCTTTTAGCATTTGGTTGTAGCTATCACGGGTTTCAGTGTCACTGATAAAACCGTAAGCACCGGTTAACGCGGGGATATTAAATGTCTTAGAGCCGGAGGTCAGTAAAGCCCACGGGGTTTGCCCCACCTGACTCCAGGGGGTATGTACTTGATTATCCCAAGTCATGTCCATGTGGATTTCATCACTGATAACCTTGACCTGATGGCGCTCACACAGCTCCGCCATGAGTGTAAGTTCTTCCGCTGTCCAGACTTTCCCTGTGGGGTTATGCGGGCTGCACAGCAACAATATTTTAGTTTGCGGGCGGGCTAGTAATGCTTCCAAATACGCCATATCACATTGCCACTGATTATCAATTTTTTGCAGTGGGCAACTGAGTAATTGGCGTTGATTGCCGAGGATCACTTTATAAAAAGCATCATAAGCGGGAGTGTGGGTGACGACAAAATCACCGGGCGCTGACCAGCAGCGGATCAACTGGGCCACCATATAGATAACCGACGGGCCATAGACCGCCATTGAGGTATCAATCGAGCAATGAAAACGCTGTTGATACCAATGACGAATTGCCCCGAGAAAATCTTCATGTTGCCAGCGGCTATACCCCAGCACACCGTGCCCGATGCGCTGATTAAGTGCTTGTAAAATAACTGGCGCTGTGGGGAAGTCCATATCCGAGATAGTGAATGGCAGCAAGTCCGCAGCACCAAAACGGTCAGCAATATAGTCCCATTGGGTACACCAAGTACCGTGACGATCGACAGGGGTGGAGAAATCAAACATCAGCATCTCGCTTATCAAATATACCCTTCGCCCTTGACGCCGCAGGGGGTTAGCTGCACTCACTTACCCGAATCACTGATTTGTGTAAGCTCATCGGGATGAGTTTGCTGGCTGCCTACCTGCGACTCCAATGACTTTGGGTATAGTTTCTATGTAATTAATATTGAGGCAACGCTATTTAGCGAATTACCATCCTAAGATGTTGCGAATTGTTCACCGCCTATCAGTGAGTCTAATTCATCTTTCACTGATTGCACTTGTGGGCCAATAACAACTTGAAGGTTATGGTCATTGAGCTGAATCACACCAATAGCGCGGTTAGCTTTCAGCGCCTCTTTATCTACCAAATTCATATCTTTAACTGACATCCGCAAGCGGGTGATGCAATTATCCAATGAGACAATGTTATCAGCGCCACCCAGAGCAGCCAAAATAGCAGGGGAGTTATAGCCAGACTTCCCGGTGATCGCACCACTGGCGGCTTTTTCTGCATGACTGCTGGCGGCGGTCTCATTCTCACGGCCCGGTGTTTTGATATTGAAGTGCTGAATAGCAAAACGGAAAATGCAGTAGTAAGCGACAAACCAAATCCCAGCAACCACTGGCACCCAATACCATTTGGTTGCCGTGCCGTGCAAGATGCCAAATACCACGAAATCAATGAGATTGCCGTCTGTATTTCCGATGGTCACACCCAACAACGCCATGACAGTAAAGCCCAGCCCGGTCAGAATGGCGTGGATCAGATACAGGAATGGGGCCACAAACAGGAACAGGAATTCGATCGGTTCTGTGGTGCCGCCGATGACACACGCAACTACCCCTGAAATCAGCAACCCTTTAATTTTATGACGATTTTCAAGTTTTGCACAGTGATACATCGCCAGTGCAGCGCCCGGTAAACCGCCCAAGAAAGCGGGCATTTTGCCTTGCGACAAGAAGCGCGTGGCACTTTCAGAGAAACCGGTGGTGGTTGGACAAGATAATTGCGCCTGGAAGATGGTTAAAGCCCCGCTAACACTGTGGCCACATACATCCATGGTGCCACCCGCTTCGGTGAAGCGAATCAGTGCAACTAAGATATGGTGTAAGCCGAAAGGTAGTAATAAGCGCTCACCGCTGCCGAAGATCATTGGCCCGAACATACCCGCGCCGTTAATCAATCGGCCCAACCCATTAATACCTGCTGCGAACCAAGGCCAGATCAATGGGACCAACAAGCCGACTAACCCAAGTACCACGGTGGTGACAATCGGCACAAAACGGGTGCCACCAAAGAAAGCTAATGCATCAGGCAAGCGAATGGTATTGAAGCGCTCATGCAGTAAGTAAACAATGATCCCCACGATCACCGCACCCAAAATACCGGTATCAATGGACTGAATACCTAAAATATTCTGGATGTTATGGGTTTTCAATACCAATGGGTCTGTGGTGGGTAACACACCGCTGGTGGTGAGGTAAAAGTTGGTGGCCAGATTCAGTACAGCGAAACCGACGAAGCCAGAGAAAGCCGCAACGCCTTTGTTTTCGCGAGCCATCCCTAATGGAATTGCAATGGCGAACATCACGGGCAAGAAGCTAAAGGCAAATGAACCAACCTTACTCATCCAGGTAAACAATAGCTGGAAAGCAGGGTGACCAATAAACGGTAAGAGAGTGATGACATCTTTACTACTAAGCGAACTGCCGATACCCAGCATGATCCCGCAGAAGGAGAGCAAGGCGACCGGTAACATGAAGGTTTTCCCTAAACTCTGGAAAAACTCCCACAGCGTAATTTTTTGTTTTTTTGCCGCTGACATAGTGGCTCCTGTACTGATACACCTGATGTTAAAAAACGTCGTTTAGACAATATTGATAGATAACGATTGATTGATGGATAACGGCGACTATTTCGTCTCCCTGTCTGGAGGTAAAACAAGATAAAACGTTTAACCCAGATAATATGAGTGATATGTCACAATTACTGATCCTATTTTTGTATACCCTCGCATTTGAAGCTGCAGGGTTGTTAGCTGCGCTCATTACTCGGCCCGTCCATGGGTCTCGCCTCTGCGAGGCCGCTGCAAGCAGCGTTCAAATCGGTTCCAGACTGATTTGTCACCCGAATCACTTACTGGTCGTTGACCCTAAAGTCAATAGATTCATCGGGATTTGCTTGCTGGCCGCCTACCTGCAACTCCAAATTCTTTGGGTATGCCGGGGTCATCATCAGATTAAACGTTTAACTTGGCTTATTTATCAGCAGTTATGACAACAAAAAAAATAACCATCATCGATGTGGCTAAATTGGCGGGTGTGTCCGTGGCAACCGTCTCGTTAGCAATCAGCGGCAAAGGACGTATCTCCCCGGCAACTGCCGACCGGGTCAATCAGGCCATTGAACAATTAGGCTATGTGCGTAACCGTCAGGCGGCACAATTACGCGGCGGGGCATCTGGCGTAATTGGCTTGATTGTGCGCGATATCAGTGACCCCTTTTATGCAGAAATGACCGCAGGGCTGAGTGAGGCGATTGAGGCGGAGGGCAAGCTGTTGTTCCTGACGCAAAGTGGCCGTGAAGGAAAAGGGTTATTGCGGTGTTTTGATACGCTGATTGATCAAGGTGTCGATGGATTGGTACTGGGCGGTGGTGCTAAACGCGAGATGGGGCTACAAGAAAAGGCCGCAGAGCATGATATTCCGCTGATTTGTGCTGCTCGTTCAAATGTATTGGACGGGGTGGATGTGGTACGGCCCGATAATATGCAAGCGGCTAAAATGGCAACAGAATTCCTTATTGGTCGTGGTCATCGGCAAATTGCCTATCTTGGGGGACATTCGCACTCATTGACCAGGGCCGAGCGGATAGGGGGATTTTGTGCCACGCTAGTGCAATATGGGCTACCGTTTCGTTCGGAATGGGTGGTTGAATGTGATGGTCAGCAGCAAGCCGCGGCGGATGCTGCTGAAGGGTTATTACGTCATCACCCTAATGTCAGTGCCATCGTTTGCCATCAAGCATCCGTAGCGCTAGGGGCATACTTTGGTATTTTGCGCACCGGCCGGACGATTGGCAGCGCTGGAGTCGATGCTTATCTCGATCAGCAAGTTGCATTAATTGGTTTTGGTGATGTCCCTGAAGCAGAACTCACTGAACCGCCACTAACCTTCATCACCAGCTCCGCCCGAGAGATTGGCTACAGTGCCGGGCAGAGGTTACTTCAGCGTATCGCCGGTGTCGATTTACAACTACAAAACGTCATATTACCGCCGGTATTGATTCGCCGCGGTTCGGCTTGATTTGGGTTGATATTACTCTTTTTCTTGAGGGGTATTCTGATTAGCCCCACGCACTTTCCACGGCATCCGTTGATGCCAGGGTTGTGGAACCGGCTGCACAATGGCACTGAGTGCTCGTGCATAGTCCATCACTAATCCCGGTGTCCAGGCCATCATCAATGCCCGTTTACGAACTTGGGCTGCTATCCACAATTCAGGCATGAAAAACACTCTAAAGGTCGTTAACCAGTTTTTGCTACGTGGCGACAGTACACCATCAAGCGCGGCTTCCAGCGCATAGGCGACACTGCTTGAGCAATTGCGGTAAGTCAGGTTATAAGACTCTTCTCTGCGATAACTTTGCCAAAAATTAGACAGGGCTTCAATATTATAATCCCTGAAGCTAATCCTCCGGTCGGAATCGCACCAGTTTGCTGATTCCACAGCATAGCTTGGTTGGAACATCCCTTTGACATCGTTGTCGCGAGTTGCCTTGAGCAAGCGGAAAAACTCTGAAGGGGAGCGATCAAGATCTTCAGCGGGATATAAGCTGATGTAGACATCCGGAGGGGCTTCAAGTGCCGCATGGCCTGTTGAGATTACCCCGGTTTCATCTACTGCCGCAATATAACGGTTAATGACAGGACGTGGTACTGGGCGATTGTTTGCGGAGCCTTCCGGTGTCCAGATATGAACAATGAGAGCGGGGAGTAACGAAAGATCAGTATTCTCAGCTATGATCGCCTCCGTTTTTTCCTGATTTTCTTTAGCACTTTCATATATCAATATATCTGTAGGTTGCATCAATTGGAATACGGATGTTGCACGCTTCATCTGGCTGGTACGCCGGGCCATTTTTAGGCAACTGTACCCGCTGTCGATCATCAAAAAACCGAGGAAAAATGAGATGGTAGCTTGGGAGTGAATAAACAGGAAGAATGCAAAAATAATCTGTACCAGACCATAGAATGCCGCCGTTCGCCAGTGCGGGAAACGTACAACCCAGGCTGAAACGCCAACAAACAAACCGATGATAAAATAAGCAAACCCAAAAATGATCGAGAGCAGCAGATTACTGTAGGTTTGATTAAGGATAATGATCACGGCGCTGAAGAAAAATATCCCGCCTTTAAAATACAGGACTGCTTTTTGGGACCCGACCCCACTTGAGGCCACACTTAATGTTATTAGGCTTTCTAATATAAGAAAAAAACCGAAAGTTTTTAGCGGGAAATAAAGCTGGCCATCAAGCCCGTCGATAAAAATAAGGCTTCCAGCAATCCCCCATAGAAAGCCGATGAACCACAGGTATTTTGACTTTGTTCGAACGAAATCTGCGCCAAAAAGTAATAATGCGATCTGGATCATCTTGACTATCCTGTCTCAGTTGGCTTTAAAAAGAGGCACAGAGTTCGTAATATGCCAATTTCCAATGATCATGCGTGGCTCATGGTGGTTGAACAAAATACTTTCACTGTCAGTGATGGTTACCCAATTGCCTTTTTGGTCATTAAATCGGAAGTCGAGTCGGGGTAAGTTCTGTTGCTCGCCGCAGCTTCCCCAATGCTCTAGCACTTTATTTCTGTCATCAGGGTGAATCTGCTCAATTAATTTATTCATCGTGGACATAATAGCGGAGTCAATGTTGGCCAACTCGCCAGAAAGGTGGCCCCACTCAATCTCACCGGTGTTTAGATTGAGTTGGTAAACGGCATGTTGTACCCCATCGGTTTCGTCAAAATGAGGCATACTTCGCGTAAGAACACGCAGGAAAACCATGAGCAGCGCCGTTGCTGTCAGATAGCATTGGACTAAAAGCAAAGGCTCCCCGTGGTGCAACCCATTGATGAAAAATGGCCCATAGCCTTTCCCAGTGAAGTAAATGACAATAGTCGCCAATGTCAGTAGGGCAATAGAGCCGCCATGATTTCCCCATAAGATAGATAACATGACAGCCAGGATGATCGGCAGACAGGCAAAGGTGAAAATGAGCATATCGTTATGGAGGTGTAATATATTGCTACTAAATTCTTTTAGTGAATTATTGAAGATTAATAAAGTCAATAAACACAGCATAAGCCAGATGATAGAACCTAAAAGCTTATTCTTGACCGGCGAAATTTGGGTACGAAATCGAGTGTTGAAGAACCCCATGATGACCGTGGTAGCGAAGAATATCCCGGTAACATCAGCAACAAACCCGATCCAGAAAATCTCCTGAAATGTCCCTTTATTAAACAGAACAAAACCGATTGAGACAAACAGTGCATCTAACAGGCTGACAATAATGGTAGAAAAGGTCCACATGAGAACGACATGCAGATCATCTCTTGGACGGGAATAGTGGCGTACTATCCAGGCGATAAGCATGGTTGATGGCATGGAGAGAAACGCATAACATATTGATAATATATAGTTTTCTTGTAGGGAGTTATCAAGAGCAAGATTGATAATAACAAAACAGCCCAGTAACACAGGCCATTGACGCCAACGTGCACATAAAAAAGCCGCCGTGGCGACCCCAGCTGGAAACCAGACAATCGAAATATGTGAGGCTGGATCGTCAAATTTTAGAGAAATTACGCCAGAAAGGTAATAAATCAACGTCCAGATCACTATGGGGATAACTTTTTGCGTAAGGTTTGACGACGGTTTCATCGTTATCTTTCTCTGTTTGTCATGATATACACAATTATGCTGTCAGCAAAAAAGCAGCAGCAATGTAGCAATGTGTTGAACGGAGCCTGTCTATAATTCTGTGTAACTGCCAGCGTATTAGCGTATTGGTCATTTTCAGAAGCGATTGACATATTACAGCGATAACTCAGGGGCAGTTAAATCATTTCTTTCCTGTCATATATACGTTCGATTAAGCGATATTCTGATTTTGAAATCACAATTTGTCAAAAATAGTCACATGACCCGTTATTTAAATTATGGCACGTAAGAGGATTATTTTAATGATAATTATTGCGGCAGGGGTTCGCTTGTGTATGAAAATTCTTTATCCAGCCAGTCGGTCAAATTGACCAAAACCTTATTATCCGCGAAAACCTAACCTTGATGGATAAAAAAACGGGGCCATCAGGCCCCGTTCGCAATTTCAATTTTATGACTGAATTCTATTACTGAGAATCGTTCAACAACTTATTGTGCTGGAACTGCGGGTGCAGGTTCTACTGGCATACCTTCAGACTCGGGGCCGGTATCTTCTTCAGCAGGTGCACCACCGAACATACCAAACAGGCCAACGAATTCTTGCAGCGACATTTTCTGACCATTCAAATCAACCTGGTTATCGGCAAAATGGAAACTGCTGCTGATAACATCATCTTTGGTGGTGGTCAGTTTAAACATCTGGCCCATAGCAGCAATGCCTTGAACCTGTTGTTGTGCCATTTTTTGGGCTTCTTCTGGGCTGTAGCCCTGTAGACGCGCGGTTTGGGTTGTCAGTTCGGTTGCCATTGCCATCGGAATGGTCAACGTCGCGTCGATTTTTTTCACTGACTGCGCGAGAAGCGGTTCATCAGTTGCTTTCGCTTGTGTTGGATCAGTCAGAGCAACATTCAGAGTAAAGGTGCTTTCCCCTTTGGCATTTTTCCAGCTCAGTGGTGCAATGCTAATTGTCGGATTACCTTTCAGCAGAGCAGGGAGGTTAGCCAGTAATATTTCGGCCATTTGTTGCTGATAAGCTTCCGGATCCAGATTTTCACCCGCCTGAACAGCTTTCAAGGCTTGTTGATTATAGGCGCTGGAGAATAGTTTCAAGCTTTGACCGTCCAGATGGTCGAAACTGAAGGCCAATTTACCGGCACCAAAGTCATTATCCTGAATTTTTAGCGCGTCTAATGTATAGGTCAACTTACCGTTCAAATCTTTATCGGTTTCGCCTAATTGAGTATTCAGGTTAAAACCAACCAGTGTCGCGGTGTCTTTGCCATCGATATTTAAACCGATCTGCTTGATGCTCAGTTGTTGGTCACCAATGCTGAGATCAAACTTGCCTACATTGGTGTCACTTTTAATGACCAAACCTTGCAGACTAAATTGCTCAAGTTGATCCCAATGATTTTTGCTCGCAAAAACAAGACTGTCACTAGAACCACTCATTTTCACCTTGCGCAGATCTCGCGACACATCAGCATCAATTTTAGCACCAGCGAATTTCATGCTGGTGGTGTTTTGCTGATAATCAATCGGAATGAAAGTAATGGCAGAAGAGGTATCGCCGCTGTATGAAATGCGGGAGTCTGCAGTAAAGGGCGATTGGCCTTTGGTGACTTCAAACAGTTTTTTCAATGCTGGCGTATTGGCAAGCTCGGTGTGTACCGAGGCCATGCTTGGGATCAGATTGAATTTTTTTAACTGCGCTAATGGGAATGGGCCGTGATCGATAGTTTCGATAAATGCCACTTCGTCGCCATCTTTTAAGGCTTTTTCGCCGGAAACAGTGCTATCAGATTGTAAAATATAGCGAACTTGGCTACTGAACAGACCGCGCTGATAATCTTTATAGGCGAATTTTACGCCAGCTTGAGGTAGCAAAGTTCTGATCTGGTCGTTTGCGTTGTTAACCAATTCGCCCATTCGTTGTTCAATCAATTTGCCGGTATACCATGAGGCCCCAGTCCATGCAGCGCCAAGTACCACAATGACGCTGACAGCCACTAACGATTTTTTCATTGTTCTGTTCATCCTTTTCTAATACACCAAATTCACTATGTTGAACGCGGTAATGAGTGACTAATTAAATAACACCGTAAGAAAACAACATATCCCAAACTAATATAGGCCTAGATTAAACATTCACAAATATTATTGCGACGATAAAGACTTATTGCGATGGTGAAATTTAACCACCGCAGCATCAAAAGACCAGCAATAGACAACAAAATGAGTGAGTTCGTTCACCCTCCGTTGTAAACACGGGCAATTGACCCCACTCCGAGGACACTCACTGGCGATTCATTCGCCGGAACAAAACAAGATTCTCCCGGTTGCAGCGTAATGACTTGCTGTTGTTTCTTCAATATCGCTTGGCCTTGAACGCAAAATACGATCGCGGCACTGTTCTGCGCCAACATTTGCGGCTCTGGCGTTAAGGTATGCAGCGAAAAGGCAAAATCCTCAACCGGGATTGGGAACACTAATTCGTGACCGTGCTGTTGCGGTGTTGTCAGCAGAGTAGACGCGGGTTTCGGGATAAATTGCAGATTAGCCATTAACTCGGGAATATCAATAAATTTAGGTGTCAGCCCGGCGCGTAATACATTATCCGAGTTCGCCATCACCTCCAGCGCCACACCGTCCAGATAGGCATGCGGTGTTTCGGCATACAGGAACATGGCTTCACCGGGTTGCAGTGTCACCACATTTAACAACAAGGGCGAGAACAAACCACTGTCATCAGGGTAGAAACGCGAAATACTGCGGATAGTATCCCATGGCTCACCTAATTGGTTATTCAAGGCCGCTTTCAAAATTCCCAGCGCGCGAGTTTTCTCTTCGCCAGCCATACTCAGCAAATGGGCAAATAATGTTGCTAAATGTTCAGTGTCAGGTTCGCGGAGAAACGCGGCGATATCCGGATGAGCGGCGGCTATCGGCTGGAGTAATTTTTCGATGTCATCCAACATGCGGAAACCATTCATGGCCTGGAAAGGAGTCAGGGCATAAACCAACTCTGGCTTATGGTTGGCATCTTTATAATTGCGTTCGGCATCATCCAGTGGAATACCAGCTTGATTCTCTTTAGCAAAGCCAATTTCAGCCGCAGCCTTACTTGGGTGTACCTGAATGGATAATGGCTGAGCAGCACACAGCACTTTGAACAGGAAAGGTAATTCGCCGAAACGTTGGAAAACATCATGGCCTAGATTGGCATCTGGATCTTGCTCAATAACTTCACGCAATGAATGCCATTGCCCTTTGGCATCAGCCACTTCAGAACTGCTTTTGGGATGAGCACCCATCCATAATTCAGCCATGGGCTGATTTTGCGGGTTCGCCATGCCGTAAAGTTTAGTCAGTGCATCAGTGCTGCCCCAGGCGTAGTTTTGTACTGCATTCTTCATTTTTTGCATGTTGATTATCTGCCATCGAGTTTGGCGAAACTTATCGCCCGGATAAAAACATTATCCTGATAAAAAATTGCCCCTTAGTAAACAATGGGGATGTAGGGGTTGCAAGTGGTAATGCAATTCACCACGGCGCTGAAACGACTAAAATGGTGAAAATGCGAATCACTCGCATAAATAAGGTGATAAATATGCCATGCTATACCCGTCAGACCTCAACTTTTTGTTCTATATGCTAAGGAGACAGTGATGGTGACCACCCGCAGTGAAAACGATTCAATGGGGCCTATCGATGTGCCGGCAAGTCAATTATGGGGCGCACAAACCCAGCGTTCACTGGAACATTTCCGTATTTCGCAAGAGAAAATGCCGACCGAATTGATTCATGCGTTGGCGCTGACCAAACGGGCGGCGGCACAGGTCAATATGGCGCTGGGCTTGTTACCCACCGATCGCGCTAAAGCTATCATGGCGGCGGCTGACGAAGTATTGAATGGCGACCATGCTGGCGAGTTTCCGCTTTCTATTTGGCAAACAGGATCCGGCACCCAAACTAATATGAATATGAATGAGGTGCTGGCTAACCGTGCTAGTGAATTATTAGGGGGGGAGCGGGGTAATCATCGTTTGGTTCATCCTAATGATGATGTTAATAAAAGCCAAAGTTCAAATGATGTATTTCCAACGGCAATGCATGTCGCTGCAGTTATTGGGTTAAGAGAACATTTATTGCCTGAGTTAAAAGCATTGCAGGGGACTTTGGCTAAGAAAGCCGAAGCCTATCGCGATATAGTGAAGATTGGTCGGACGCATTTACAAGACGCCACCCCATTGACGTTGGGGCAGGAGATTTCGGG
Coding sequences within it:
- the add gene encoding adenosine deaminase yields the protein MIDLRLPLTDIHRHLDGNIRAQTILDLGRQFNLSLPADELETLRPHVQITQTEPDLVSFLQKLDWGVAVLGSLDACRRVAYENVEDAANAGLHYAELRFSPFYMAMKHQLPVAGVVEAVIDGIQSGCRDFDIDIRLIGILSRTFGEQACLQELDGLLAHRDGITALDLAGDELGFPGGLFRSHFNRARDAGLRITVHAGEAAGPESIWQAIRELGAERIGHGVKAVEDIKLMDYLAEHSIGIESCLTSNIQTSTVASLAAHPLAIFLRHGVLASINTDDPAVQGIEIANEYHVAAPAAGLTPQEIRQAQENGLTMAFISEQEKQALRDKIRA
- a CDS encoding YdgA family protein; translation: MKKSLVAVSVIVVLGAAWTGASWYTGKLIEQRMGELVNNANDQIRTLLPQAGVKFAYKDYQRGLFSSQVRYILQSDSTVSGEKALKDGDEVAFIETIDHGPFPLAQLKKFNLIPSMASVHTELANTPALKKLFEVTKGQSPFTADSRISYSGDTSSAITFIPIDYQQNTTSMKFAGAKIDADVSRDLRKVKMSGSSDSLVFASKNHWDQLEQFSLQGLVIKSDTNVGKFDLSIGDQQLSIKQIGLNIDGKDTATLVGFNLNTQLGETDKDLNGKLTYTLDALKIQDNDFGAGKLAFSFDHLDGQSLKLFSSAYNQQALKAVQAGENLDPEAYQQQMAEILLANLPALLKGNPTISIAPLSWKNAKGESTFTLNVALTDPTQAKATDEPLLAQSVKKIDATLTIPMAMATELTTQTARLQGYSPEEAQKMAQQQVQGIAAMGQMFKLTTTKDDVISSSFHFADNQVDLNGQKMSLQEFVGLFGMFGGAPAEEDTGPESEGMPVEPAPAVPAQ
- a CDS encoding MalY/PatB family protein, encoding MFDFSTPVDRHGTWCTQWDYIADRFGAADLLPFTISDMDFPTAPVILQALNQRIGHGVLGYSRWQHEDFLGAIRHWYQQRFHCSIDTSMAVYGPSVIYMVAQLIRCWSAPGDFVVTHTPAYDAFYKVILGNQRQLLSCPLQKIDNQWQCDMAYLEALLARPQTKILLLCSPHNPTGKVWTAEELTLMAELCERHQVKVISDEIHMDMTWDNQVHTPWSQVGQTPWALLTSGSKTFNIPALTGAYGFISDTETRDSYNQMLKGRDGLSSPAVLAIVAHIAAYRQAEPWLDELRRYLQANLAYVAQRLHEALPALNWQPPQATYLAWIDLRPLNIDDHQLQNVLIEKEKVAIMPGFTYGEEGRGFLRLNVGCSRSKVEAGMDKLISGIQFLQGK
- the malX gene encoding maltose/glucose-specific PTS transporter subunit IIBC, which translates into the protein MSAAKKQKITLWEFFQSLGKTFMLPVALLSFCGIMLGIGSSLSSKDVITLLPFIGHPAFQLLFTWMSKVGSFAFSFLPVMFAIAIPLGMARENKGVAAFSGFVGFAVLNLATNFYLTTSGVLPTTDPLVLKTHNIQNILGIQSIDTGILGAVIVGIIVYLLHERFNTIRLPDALAFFGGTRFVPIVTTVVLGLVGLLVPLIWPWFAAGINGLGRLINGAGMFGPMIFGSGERLLLPFGLHHILVALIRFTEAGGTMDVCGHSVSGALTIFQAQLSCPTTTGFSESATRFLSQGKMPAFLGGLPGAALAMYHCAKLENRHKIKGLLISGVVACVIGGTTEPIEFLFLFVAPFLYLIHAILTGLGFTVMALLGVTIGNTDGNLIDFVVFGILHGTATKWYWVPVVAGIWFVAYYCIFRFAIQHFNIKTPGRENETAASSHAEKAASGAITGKSGYNSPAILAALGGADNIVSLDNCITRLRMSVKDMNLVDKEALKANRAIGVIQLNDHNLQVVIGPQVQSVKDELDSLIGGEQFATS
- the malI gene encoding Mal regulon transcriptional regulator MalI, translating into MTTKKITIIDVAKLAGVSVATVSLAISGKGRISPATADRVNQAIEQLGYVRNRQAAQLRGGASGVIGLIVRDISDPFYAEMTAGLSEAIEAEGKLLFLTQSGREGKGLLRCFDTLIDQGVDGLVLGGGAKREMGLQEKAAEHDIPLICAARSNVLDGVDVVRPDNMQAAKMATEFLIGRGHRQIAYLGGHSHSLTRAERIGGFCATLVQYGLPFRSEWVVECDGQQQAAADAAEGLLRHHPNVSAIVCHQASVALGAYFGILRTGRTIGSAGVDAYLDQQVALIGFGDVPEAELTEPPLTFITSSAREIGYSAGQRLLQRIAGVDLQLQNVILPPVLIRRGSA
- a CDS encoding MASE1 domain-containing protein — translated: MKPSSNLTQKVIPIVIWTLIYYLSGVISLKFDDPASHISIVWFPAGVATAAFLCARWRQWPVLLGCFVIINLALDNSLQENYILSICYAFLSMPSTMLIAWIVRHYSRPRDDLHVVLMWTFSTIIVSLLDALFVSIGFVLFNKGTFQEIFWIGFVADVTGIFFATTVIMGFFNTRFRTQISPVKNKLLGSIIWLMLCLLTLLIFNNSLKEFSSNILHLHNDMLIFTFACLPIILAVMLSILWGNHGGSIALLTLATIVIYFTGKGYGPFFINGLHHGEPLLLVQCYLTATALLMVFLRVLTRSMPHFDETDGVQHAVYQLNLNTGEIEWGHLSGELANIDSAIMSTMNKLIEQIHPDDRNKVLEHWGSCGEQQNLPRLDFRFNDQKGNWVTITDSESILFNHHEPRMIIGNWHITNSVPLFKAN
- a CDS encoding HdeD family acid-resistance protein, coding for MIQIALLLFGADFVRTKSKYLWFIGFLWGIAGSLIFIDGLDGQLYFPLKTFGFFLILESLITLSVASSGVGSQKAVLYFKGGIFFFSAVIIILNQTYSNLLLSIIFGFAYFIIGLFVGVSAWVVRFPHWRTAAFYGLVQIIFAFFLFIHSQATISFFLGFLMIDSGYSCLKMARRTSQMKRATSVFQLMQPTDILIYESAKENQEKTEAIIAENTDLSLLPALIVHIWTPEGSANNRPVPRPVINRYIAAVDETGVISTGHAALEAPPDVYISLYPAEDLDRSPSEFFRLLKATRDNDVKGMFQPSYAVESANWCDSDRRISFRDYNIEALSNFWQSYRREESYNLTYRNCSSSVAYALEAALDGVLSPRSKNWLTTFRVFFMPELWIAAQVRKRALMMAWTPGLVMDYARALSAIVQPVPQPWHQRMPWKVRGANQNTPQEKE